The genomic DNA TCGGCGCCGGACGAGTCGTGTATCAGAGTCTTACAAGGATTGACAAATCAATAGCCGACGGCGATTTTTTTGAGAACGAAACCTTTCTCAAAGCGGTCTCTACTGCCAAAGAACGTAAATCCCGGATCCATTTGATTGGATTGATTCAGGAGGAAGGTGTTCATGCGGTGACTCGTCACTGCCATGCACTGCTGAATTTATGCAAAAAGAGCGGGTTTGAGGATATTGTAATTCATGCCTTAACCGACGGTCGTGATACGCCGCCGAAATCGGCGCTGGAACATCTGGCGTTTCTTCAGGAAGGAATCGACAGCATTGGCGTCGGACGGGTTGCTACGATTATCGGGCGATATTTTGCCATGGACCGGGACCGCCGGTGGGACCGGACCGAGCTTGCCTATCGGGCGATCATGCAGGGTGAGGGGGAAAAAGTGTCTGGATGGGACGCCGCAATCAAAGGCGCCTATGAACAAAATGAAACCGATGAGTTTATTAAACCGCGGGTTATTGATTACGAAGGGATTGGAAAGGACGATGTTGTCATTTTCTTCAATTTCCGATTCGACCGGACCCGTCAATTGACCCAGGCGATCGTAGAACCGGATTTCAAGGAATTTAAAACAATTCCCCATTCAATTTATTTTGTGGCCATGACACATTATTATGATAATGGTCATTTTAAGGAGGCGTTTCCCGAGCTGCAGAATAAGAACATCCTGGGAGAAGTTCTTTCGGCCAGGGGGCTGAAGCAATTTCGATGTGCGGAAACCGAAAAGTATGCCCACGTCACATTTTTCTTTAACAGCCTGAAAAATGATCCCTTCGAAGGGGAAGATCGCGTGTTGGTCGATTCGCCCAAGATTGCAACCTACGACCTTCAGCCCGAGATGAGCGCCTACGAGGTTCGCGACAAACTGGTGGAAGCCATTAATTCCGATACCTACGATGTCGTTATTTGCAATTTTGCCAACGGCGACATGGTCGGCCATACCGGTGTTTACGAGGCGATTTTACGAGCGGTTGAAGCAGTGGATATCTGCGTCCATGATGTTGTTGAAGCTGCTCTGGCAAAGGGGGGTATCTGTATGCTGACTGCCGATCACGGTAATGCAGAGCAGACAAAACTTGCGGATGGTTCACCCATGACCGCCCATACAACAAATCCGGTCCCTTTTACACTGGTCGGTGAAAAAATGAAGAACGTCAAACTCAGGGACAACGGCAGATTATGTGACATTGCCCCTACCATTCTCGATATTTTAGAGGTCGAACAACCATCTGAAATGACAGGGGAATCGTTGATACTCTCTTAAGATATTATCGAAGTAACAGGACAA from Chitinivibrionales bacterium includes the following:
- a CDS encoding 2,3-bisphosphoglycerate-independent phosphoglycerate mutase; this encodes MPPKPVCLIIRDGWGKGRPEQSNGIFAGNARHTNVYEKEFPTTVIQSSGLAVGLPEGYQGNSEVGHLNIGAGRVVYQSLTRIDKSIADGDFFENETFLKAVSTAKERKSRIHLIGLIQEEGVHAVTRHCHALLNLCKKSGFEDIVIHALTDGRDTPPKSALEHLAFLQEGIDSIGVGRVATIIGRYFAMDRDRRWDRTELAYRAIMQGEGEKVSGWDAAIKGAYEQNETDEFIKPRVIDYEGIGKDDVVIFFNFRFDRTRQLTQAIVEPDFKEFKTIPHSIYFVAMTHYYDNGHFKEAFPELQNKNILGEVLSARGLKQFRCAETEKYAHVTFFFNSLKNDPFEGEDRVLVDSPKIATYDLQPEMSAYEVRDKLVEAINSDTYDVVICNFANGDMVGHTGVYEAILRAVEAVDICVHDVVEAALAKGGICMLTADHGNAEQTKLADGSPMTAHTTNPVPFTLVGEKMKNVKLRDNGRLCDIAPTILDILEVEQPSEMTGESLILS